In Pleurodeles waltl isolate 20211129_DDA chromosome 5, aPleWal1.hap1.20221129, whole genome shotgun sequence, the DNA window GATAAGACTCCTCACACAGTGCACTGGAAAGGATTGGCAGATTCAGACATTGGAGAGCATctgcagacatttctggaaaaAGAGTGCAACATTtagttaatttatttattaattctTCTATCTATTTATGTATTAATTTATTTGGAACCCATACATTTCTTACATAAATACTAGGAATAGCAATAAATAGTACTTAAGAATTTATGCGGTGATCTGGTAATGTAAGAAAGTGCTCACAACGTTTTGAGAGGAATATTAAGACCtcacttttacaaagcattttatATCACAGTGTTTGCTGGTTCTATGCAGATTATGCTATTTTGCAatttaatggtactcaatttactgAATTCTGAGGGATGAAAGACTGAGTTATCTCTATTGAGATTCAAACCCATGACCCCTTCACAGAAAATGACACCACTGATGTTGCAAATAGGTCCTGGCATTTAGTCCATCAAAATCTTTGGTTTGTTTAGACACCCATTTTTTTTAGCTTTTACTTTCGGTACATTTCCTTATCTGAATCCTACCCATGGCAATTTCCTGATATTTGGACTGAGCATGTTTACTGCTGGTGTCCATCCTTTAAGATAAGGCTACACAGGTAAAGCTAGGGTCAGTGGCACATGATTGGTTAcacgtgaacatgtgtgcacatgcgtTTGCGAATGTGTTTGGGCTGTGTGTGTTAGACTACTATCAGCACACCAATTGTGTACAGGTAGTCTGGTGCAGAAGAGACCCTCCCAGGATAGGTGCTCACCTGtggtaggccttataatattagtgcGCATGCATAGATAGATCAGCAGGGTTTACTTGAAAATCTGTAATGTCACTGTATTAGACACAGGTGAAAtctgccttaaagtgcagttttgctCCACTTAACCTACACAGTCCAGAGTGGTAACAAGCTGGGGTGAAACATGCACACAAGTTTTAAAATGTAGGTTCCCAATAATATACATGGACATCCTATTGGTCaaccagaattgtcatatttctctagcACACCTCAgaatcagattccaggcctttttTTCCTCCTGCTGGGCCAAGGtaattactctgctccccagcagAGGAACAAAGACTTCCCTGAAAAGAGGAAGCAAGTATCACTTACTGACTTAGTTCCTGAGAAGGAAGGGGTGAGAAGGAAAATCTGCATTTGTTAATTATGTCTCATGGCACGGGGTTGGAACAACCCAGGCCCGCTGAACAATAAAAGAAGCCCATTTATAGCAAACACAGGAAAGGCTCCCCTTGGAAGTTTTTGGTAGCAGGGTATCtggcattgatgtcagcaaaaggtGGAGCTAGGACCCTCAGAGGAAATTGGCACAGGCTTTACAGTGGCATATTGGATTGTCCTAGAATGCTATGCAGGAGGGTTAAGACAGGGGTACAGGGATGATGTGACATCCTAGGACTGACCCTTGGATGCCTGCCATTCAGAAATGTTCACTTACACTAAACAAATCCCGGCAAAAGGTAGAGGCAGTGAGCATGACCATGGACATGCAACATGGACAGCCGGAAAGACAAGCCACCTGATGCCCCTGATGGACTAAGATCTTGGCCTGTAGCTAACCCACAGGACTAGATGGTTCTCTCCAGGGCAAATGATGCTGGCCCCCTTACAGATCTTGAGAACGAGTTGGAGGAAGACCGGGAGTTAGGAAAGGAGAAGACTGGCACGGGGAGCCAATAAAATTAGCTCCCCACAAACTGCACCCATTAAAGGACAGAAAACCTTTTGAAAATGCTGCTGGTTGGTAGGGCTTGTCCATGGAGTACAATGAGTTGAAGATCAAGAAAATCAGCTTAACAGGGCTGCAGGTATCCAACCATAAGGATTCTGACCTTTGACCCCTGGAATGAAATCGAGCATGTGACAGTCCACTGAATCTTAAGGAAGAACCCCGGAGTGTGCCAATGCCAGTGGTCGACAAAAGATCAATTAATTGTTTTTGACCAAGGAGGGGGTTGCATTGAGCTCCATCGCCACTCTCATTCTCAGCCAGGGAACCCGATCCCCCAGACATTGTGCTGGTATGATGGGTCCCTGGACCCAACCCCAGGACCCAGGATACTGAAAATGAAGGGCAGGTGTGGCCAAGAGTCATGACTCTACAATGCTCTTAGCCATGCTTTACCCATGCCCTCTATTCATGTCCACCCtgctgtcttcaatggagctctcaaaattccaatgttctaataaagtttatttttacataacactCCATGCCACACTTTGTTATGTTTAAAAGCACGGGAAATAACAAGTGTTAAAGAATGCAATGCAAAGTGTTGACTACCGAAGGACGAAAAGCTGAGTTGGTGCAGTAGGGTTTGAAAACATGACCTGCAATTTTCAACTGATGACagagcagagcactaatgttgggttgaagaaagaaacaaagagagtTACAATGCAGTGCATGTAACCTTACAAATTATTTTACACTTGTACCTTAATATATCACAGTCTGGAGTGAATGTTACCTAGCCATTATCATTTCAGCTAATTTATCAGAATATTTAAGACGATCTTAGAATTTTAAATGCAGATTGTTGAAAAACCCTACACTGTTTGTAGGGATGAAAACCCCCAGCTGAATCTCCAGTAGCCCcattcccaccagatattttttatccttatattttttcatttttgtctgagtccatggacATGTaatcccaaagaagcctgtaaattGCAGATCTAGTGTTTCCTAGGGAAGTCATAGctggtggctgcatttgtgtagccATGGGGAGCCGAAGATGCTCCTAGTGCCTAGGTCCCCCAGACAACTGATAGTTCTATGGGGCCATACTAATAGCAGATTCTTCCCCAGGCAAATATCAATAACATAACATGCAAAGTGTGGGATGCATTCACAATTCACCTAGCCTTTGGAACTTTTACAGGAGGGCTATGCCTCCAGTACACATCATATGCTAGAAAGtgcacactcacctctgcaccttgtagtgaggctgtgatgtcatcagcagcaGACCATTTGCAATAAATATGGCTCTGTGATGTTTTGTCTCCTCCAGCGAGATAACACAGCAAATTTATTGCAGTGCAAAAAAAATATACTTGGGTCCACATCTACTGAAGTTTTGCCTGGCCACCCGTCAAAACCAATCCAAAAGATGGCATCTGTTTACTTAGTGTTGGACAACATTACATTGCTTTGCGTCATGCGTGCTTCCGCACatagatttgcaaatgtgggcatcGGACTTGTACATTTTATAATGAAGGAAATATGCAGGCAGCCAGGACCATAATCAGAAACACGTAATGAAGCACAAAGGTTACACTGATGCACAAATACAAAGCATGATTTGTGCACCTTTTTACATAGACATCATAACATAAGAATTGTTAAATTTTACAGGCAATTTGCATCCGCTGGATATCTTACCACCAGGTATTGTGTCTCCCCATCCAGACACAGTGCACCAGGTCCCGGTGGCCACACAACTCGTTGGCAGAGGAATCGATTGTACATACTGGTTGTATTGTGCTGGTTGAGCTAGCTTAATCAACATGATGTCATTATTCAGAGTTTCAGGATTGTAATTCGGATGTTGGATTTGCTTCACAGCAGCTATTTCTTGTTCCGTGAAATCAGGCTCAGATAGGACTTGCTCACCAAGGTAGGCTACCATGGTACCGGGTCTACCAAAGAAAAATGTTGATACAAATcagtgagagaaaaagagagagaggtagagaataTCTGCATGTTGAAAATACATTCAGGAGTGAAAAGAGATAATGAAGGCAGTCGAGAACAACATTGACATTCACAGATCCTTAGATTAAGGTGACTCCTGCCTCCTAATTCTACTCGATTTATCTGTGGCAtctggtagaggaaatcatccagcgTCCCTTGAGACACTCAAGAACTGCACCGGTGTTAATGGCACAGTCCTGAGTTGGTTCACGTCCTATCTTCAACATTGTTCTCAACaaataaaaatcaacagttgtctctcaaAGCCTGCACCAGCTCCACAAGAAATACCTCAAGGCTCAAGCCTATCTCCAGTCCTATTTAATCTCTTCATGGAACCCCTGACCGTTATTTTGAACCAAGCAGGGAACATATATCACCTATATGCTGAAGACACACAGCTCTACCACAAAATAAAATCTCAGTGACATCCGCCAATTAAATGCCACACTAATTAAGATACAAACCTGGGTAAACACCAACCACATTAAGCTGCAACCCAAATAGACTGAACTACTACTCTTTCCTCACAAATATAAATTTTACATATCCAAGAATAGCTGAATTTGGAAGCACTAAGCTGTTCTCTCACACTCTCTATCTCCGTAAAATCCTCTGGAATTGAGCATATCAACTGTTCAGTCGAAGGAGCATTCTACACACTAGAACATCTTAAGAAAATCAAACCGTTTATACCCCCTGAGGATCCTAAGAAGGAGGTGTAATCACTAGTCTTCTTGAAACTTGAGTTTGGCAACACCACCTTCACAGGAACTTCAGAAAGTCACCTTTTGCCCCTAAAAGCAACTCTAAATAAGGCTGCCAGCCTCATCACAGGAATCAAACAGTTTGACCACAGCTCGTCTGCCATTAAGAGTGTCAATTGGCTTTCCATTGAAGGGAAATGCATCTTCACAacactttgtatcacccacaaagccctgcattaaaaaaaacaaataactagGAACAAAATGATCGAGAGCAGGAAGAGGCTGGGCATTGAAAAGCTCCAACTTGGATTTTCTCATACCTcgtaatctgaaaaataaatcatccCAGGTGTGCTCTTTCTCAGGAAATACTCCTAAGATTTGGAACTCACTCTCAAATGATCCCCACTAAAaccctttcttttcttgcttcagacGGGACCTCAAATCTCTACTGCTTCGCAACTACCTCAACAGGCACACTAGTTAATCTACATTTCCCTAAGATCCAACCCACATCGAAAGAATCCACCAAGGTGATTGCCTGACTCTTTCAGTCGCAAAACTGTCTCCAATGCCATTACCTTAATGCTGTATTGTTATAAACTTTTCTGACTACTTCGACTACCTTAATGCTGTATTGTTATATACTTTGCTCTCTGACTGTTTTAACCTAGCAAATCCCCTCATGTTCTTCTAGTAAAATTATTCACATAACATGTAAAGCGCAATTATACCTTCAGGTCTAGCAAGCGCTaagtaaaacttttaaaaaaccaagtaaataaataataaaaaacaggTTTTAAGGAGATAGAGGGCAAGAATTGGGAtgaaaaatgaggggaaaatgtaGAAGTCAATAAGGAGTATGAATATATGAAACTATTGTATCATCTAAGCAGCATTTGTGGGTACACCAGGGCATCAGTCAACTGCTCCAGATACCCCGGCCACCAAATTATAATGGAGAAAGAAGACTGGGACCGACAACTTTAGCTCCTGTTTATAGGAACTATGGAAACAAGGAAGGAAAACACTGACATGTGGAACTTTTCCTCTCGTGCCGTTTGTGAAAttaaacaaaattgcaaaatgGACATCAAAAGTCAACAAaaggcacaatgggggtcattccgaccccggcgggcggcggtcgccgcccgcctggcgggaaccgccatatggccgctccgcggtcgaaagaccgctggggccattctgactttcccactgggccggcgggcgctagccaatatagcgcctgccggcccagcgagaaagaggcctgcaacactgaagccggctccgaatggagccggcggtgttgcaggtgtgcgacgggtgcagttgcacccgtcgcgcttttcactgtctgctaggcagacagtgaaaagcaaactggggccctgttagggggcccctgcactgcccatgccatgggcatgggcagtgcaggggcccccaggagccccaggacacccgttcccgccagcctgttcctggctgtaaaaaccgccataaacaggctggcgggaagggggtcagaatccccatggcggcgctgcttgcagcgccaccatggaggatttggcaaaccgggggaaatccggcgggaagccgcggtcagaatggcccaggaagcaccgccagcctgttgggggtgcttctgtcattttagccctgccggtctcggaccgccagtgttagaatgacccccaatgtgactAAAATGGCAAACTTTCTGCATGGCAAGCTCTCCCTCATAGAGCCACATAAGATGTTTTAGGGAAAAAATTAAAGGGACAGGCCCAAGAAAGAAATAGCACGCATacagcttttatttatttattttatttttaaaaataaacaaaagtctGTCCAATGGAGAGTACAGAAACAAACCATCTCAGCTTTACGGGTAGAACTATGCCGGTTTCTGTCTTTAATGTTGCAAACCTCTATTGAAAGTTGATGATCTATATTTGGAATTTCATATTTTGGAAGTTCCTctgacactagggggcatatttatgagccccttgcgctgctggagcatcactttctgtgttgctccagtggcgcagactacaaaatcatatctatgagggcaCACAAAGGCAGTTtgtatggctttgaatggcctcattgaTGGGAGTAAGGCAAAGCAAAGCAAGCCACtcctttgccttactctgcgcttgTGGGgggagttccatgggcattgtggtgggtgttctcacacaacacacatggacttTGAAGgtaccccagatttacaaaaccatgtaaacctgggcatgcgccaaaaccttactccTCCAGAGGTGAGGTGAaatgagaaatattttaatttggaTGAGGATACACAGTCCTAACCATATACATTCCTACAGAAAACACCAAAAATAAGCCAGTGTAGGGAGTGAACGCAGCGAGCGAGCCTGACCCCTGCGCAGAGGGTCTAGGGGGTTCTCCCCTCTGGAAAATATTGGACAAAATGgcaaaaatagtacattttacaacATATTTTGGATTATATATTCAAATATATTATCTTATCTCTTACTATATTATAGTAGAAGGTGGCTTTACAGTGTACCAGGATACCCAGCCATGCCCACAGATATTCTTACATTAATGGAACATTGTCTTCTTGTGCcacgcagcacccctgcaatttgtGCAAGAACAACCTGAATGCCCACCCCCGAAAGGCCTGGCCTGGCTTCTCTGACAAGTGTTAAAATATTTGATAGATCTCGTTACACCCTGCTGGTACAAAAGTCCCTGTTGTTATTGTGACAAAGTGCTGTAATAAATCTCAGCACTTACGCTATTTGCCTTGAGAAGCAAAGACAATGCATAACGCACATGCTGGACTATGTATTCCTGGGCGTGTTTCATGGGGTAGGGGCCATTGTGAGGGGCTTTACTACAGTAAGATTATATGTTAGTGAAATAGCCACTTACTGAAGGTAGCTCCCTCTAGTATTCTGCGGTACCAGCTAGCTGCTGGTGGACTCCACTCCACCACTCAGCACTTTACAAGCCtgcctcacaccttctcttctgtaCAGCGAGTATGAGAAGCCTGCAGAGAGCACCAGGGCATAGTGCACATGACATGCTTTAAAAGTGCTCTGTCCTTGAGTGCGTGTGAGGTGTTTGTGCTCCGAGGCCTTTGATGAGCACTTTACCAGCCTTTCCGAAAAATCTGAACCACGGAGcactttaataccaaacttccaatATAAATACTGTATGACAAAGCACTTCACAAGCTTTAACCATAAACTTTGGTGAAGCAATTTAGAAACTATTCAAACAACTcagaaacctttttcaagcctcGCAGCTGTACTGCATCTAAAAGCACTTTACAAATCCTAAATATGAACTTTAACAAAAACATGTTAGAACCCACAGTTATTCTGTACCCTGAACACTTCAAAAGCTCTTAACAAACAGTGCGCACCTGAGCGCTGTAAACACGTTTAATCTGCACTGTgtctcagagcactttacaggaatCTCGGTCGGTTTCCAGAAGGCAAGGGATTAGTAGATGGCATGGGTCTGCAGCTCTTAGATGCCATACGTTTTTCTATATCCCCGAAGGGGGCATTAGAGTGGGTCTACCTGTTTTGCTGCCCGACATTTCTGGAATGAGTTACATACTCTCAATGTAACTCTTTCCCAGGTAGCGCTGCATCAATGTGTCTGCTGCAGAGACCTGTGCAGAATGTTTGCTTTAAGTGACGGAAAGAAAGCCCAGCAGGTTAATGCCTCCTgcagaaatatatgtataaatCGCATGTTATGGATTCAGTCCCAGCAGCAGCGATTCAGCCTTGGATTCTATGGAGATGAGTGAAACCAGCACGAATCACAGGCTGGTTACAATTTTCACGCATTACAGGAAGCGCCGAGAAACAACTTCACTTGTGGGGAAGCCTGTATTCATTATATACCTGGTTTAAATGCGCAGAGTGCTTTCAGGTACAGCAGATAACAAACAGAGAATACAAGGTGAGGTGCCTCAATCTCCATCCTCACTGCCCCCCCCGCCACTCACAGTAGCATGACGTTCAGCACCTTCACAAAGATGTGCCTTTCATCCAGCCGATGCAGTGTAATCTGGTCCGGTAAAGTCAAGTTCAAGATTTCAGTTGTCCCATAGTTGATTTTGTAGCCGGAAATCAATTTGAAAGAACGGAGGAGAGCTAATACTGTGGAAATAGAAGAACTTCTGGACCCCAACATCAGCAACATATTGTCTGTGCAGAAGGAAAGTTTGATTCCCATTACTTCTTCACACTGCTGGATTCAGTAGGCTAGAAGTTCTATGACAAAGGCAAATAAAAAGGAAGGGCATTGTACAACCCTGCTTGCTGCCCCAATACAGCCTAAAAGCATTGTTACCCTGGTCATGGGACTAGCATAATTAAAGCAAATTATATTGAGAAAAAGAGGGCTGATTCCCATCCACTGAACAGCAAGGCATAACAAGGaccaagccacatggtcaaaagtaTTTTCTGCATCTAATGACCAAAGAATTGCTAGATTATTATGAAGTAAATTCTGCGTGACCAGGTCGATGGTAGCTCTAACGTTGTTATGTGTCTGGTGACCCTGCATAAATGCAGTTTGGTTTGGGTGGACCAGGGAAGGAAGGATCTCATTTATGTGTGTCACCAGGATTTTCATATACAATTTTGCATCAATGCTCATAAGCACAATAGAACAAGAGGAGGCACACTTTTGTACATCCTTATGGAGTCCAATTCTGCATAATGATTAAACATCAATCAGGAAATGTTTTTTGCATGTTAACCCTGAAGTTTAAGTTTGGATTGATACTGGTGAGTTTATAACTCTGAAGGTGTACTGAGGCGTGCTACCCAGACCTCAGTGATATTGCTATGACCCTTAAAAGGTATATGTCTGATTGGCTCACCCAATATTAGCATACATTAACTTACTTATATGTCCTCAGTCTGTGGTAATAGGGATATCCAGGACCTGTAAGGTAAAGCTTCTCCCAtggactgcaacacttattgtgccaccatgagtgtgacaaaGCAAAATGTGCCTCCCAGCTGCCTTTTCTGTCTGACAGAGCattttttaaactgctaactcgtcTTTGCTATTTAAAATAATGGCAAAGCTCAAAGTTCCTTTTTACTATTCAAAAGTCACCCTTAAGGCAAGTGTATGAGCCCAAAGTCAGGGTCCAttattttaaaaagttggatatgtaggGGGTCATTATGTTTTTGGCAGGATGCCCTGCCGCCAACCGTGCCAGCAGTCAatgaaagaccaccagtgttggcggccgGCATCCTGCCAAATAATGGTGCATGGTGCCTCACCtccattgatggtggtgagggccaccAGGCGCCATGCTGGCTGTCGGTGGCGGGGGTGTATGCAgttccaccctcaccgccacgccactccatacactgCCACGCATATTATGAAGCAGTCATAGGCGTGGCAGTGCATGGAGAGATGACGATGGTgtaggagcagcatccagggagcccattccctcctggagcagcgcgaaggaagaggtaagtgctgtttgagagggaagggggagggtgtgagtgcatgggagtgtgcatgagtgtatgggggatgtgtgtctgagtgcatgtatgcatgtgtgcatatacgtgaatgggtgcatgtggatgtgggagtTTGGAGggtcctgtatgtaggggtggggggtagtggattcctgtcacccgtatgctttccgccagggattacctggcagggtAACTCGCCAGGGAATCTCTGgttgaaatgggatcataatcccactgccTGTCCGGCCTCCACCACCGGGTCGAATGTGCTCACAGTCGGCCTGGtggtcgaatctggcctggcggtgggtggtagcgaactggctgctttgcagccagttcactactgtgttcagaatatggtggtctgtaccgccagaccgttggcggtaatgaccgccaccgccggtgtgGCGGACcaggccgccatgttcataatgaccatcatAGTTCTTAACTTTACATTCCCTAACAGTGAAAACCTTGGATTGTAGTTTATGCTGTGGAAAGGCAAGAAGCCGTATTGGCCAGTACAGGGTTACATGAtgacaactcagcagtgctaacttctgaataggaATTACTAAATATCACACTTCAAGACATCGAAAGAATCTTTGCATTAAACCAACTTGATGTAATGTAACTTTTGTGGAAGTGCAACTTTATAAGGGTCACTTTGTTGCTCAAAGTTATCCAGTGACCGTTTATGGGTGCTAGCCACAAGACAGCCTTCAGCTCTCTTGGACTGAGGTGTAAATGactctcaggaaggaacacaaagaGCCTGCCATTGGAAGTGGTGTGCCCTTTCTCTGGCAGGAAGGCCAAACAGGTGTTAGCTCATAAGGTGAGTTTgaaaggagaagccacctttgaagaaCAAATGGTAGACACACACAAGAGGTGCTGCTCTTTTGTTTTCGCAGACAATTTAGAGTTGAGGACGCAGAAGGGGAAGTTGTGGCCAAAGTGGTGTCTCTATTTGCATGTAGCCCCAGGTagtcacacctctgggttgggctagggacCTCCACCATCATGGGCATAGTGGTGCATTccgggatagctagatgccacacttctcAAGAAGTCATCACTAAGTAGTAGATGGCCTGGTAGCCTATTGGCTAGTAGTTGCCttatcctcagagagcacaaactgGCCATAAAAGTGTCACCTCAGACACCCAGACATCAGATAATGTCTGCACTGAAGAACAGACTAAAGAAGGTCCGCCTTGCTTTTGCCTGGacccagaaaagagagacagcatcaggattggactgcacctgttgctccttgGCATAGCAGGGAGAGGACTGTGTCTGTgatgtactgcttgagaaaaagtCAAGCCCGATCCTCAGACAGGAGAGGTTACTCCAAACTACAGGGTCACAAAAGCTTAAGAAGCCTGCCTTGGTGAGTCAAAGCCAAAAACACCTGGCAGCCGCGACCCCTATGTGCAGCCTGAGAAACCAAGACCCAACCCTCAAAAATTGTACCTAAGACtgtttctatcaaagcacctctacaaaagttgtttccccagcaataaaaatttatacagctaaggctcaaagtgcagccctgtacggagcggaggtatggggttacgctaactgtaacaagatcggtgtgggggaaaacaactttgcaagggctttaactgcatgtccacgcaccacacccttgcttccattatttctagatctggggttaagccgagtagcagat includes these proteins:
- the LOC138297111 gene encoding trypsin I-P1-like, translating into MVAYLGEQVLSEPDFTEQEIAAVKQIQHPNYNPETLNNDIMLIKLAQPAQYNQYVQSIPLPTSCVATGTWCTVSGWGDTIPGEMSADALQCLNLPILSSALCEESYPAVYSNNMMCAGFMRGQQDSCQGDSGGPLECNGQLQGVVSFGKGCALAGYPGVYTKVCNYNTWISQTMSDN